The nucleotide sequence TTTTTCATGCGGCCATCCTTGTTTTGTAAACAGGCTTTTTTGTTCAGTAGTTAAGACTTAAATACACAAAACGTTCAAAACGTTCATATTTGATCTTATACCACTTTTTTAGTTAAACCTAATACTTTTACAATTTTAATGATAACAAAACTTCAGTTAAAGATAAATGATCGGCTATGTGCTGAAAGCAGCATTTACTAGTAGCTGAAATATTTAGAGCCATTATGAAAGAACCTTTATATGCAAATTTAAAAAAGTCTTAGAAACGAGAAGACAATAGTACAGATTACATAAGATCCGACATTAAGTTATACATAAGATATATTATGCGACATTATTAACCTTTAGATAAAAGTGCTCATGACTTAAGTTAGGCTTAAGAAAAAATTATCGTTCTACCCTTGTAAACAATAATGCGATCAGCCGCGTGGGCTTTAACTGCATTGGTCAAAACTCGATTTTCCATATCGCGACCTTTGCGAACCATATCATCCGCCGAATAAGCATGGCTGACTCGAACGGTGACTTGATCAATGATGGGTCCCATATCGAGTTCTTCATTGGCGTAATGACTGGTTGAACCAATGAGTTTAACACCTTTGGCGTAAGCTTGGTGATAAGGTTTAGCACCCTTGAAAGCCGGTAAAAAACCATGATGAACATTAATGATTTTATTGGGATAAGCCTGAATCAGTATTGGCGTCAAAATTTGCATGTAACGTGCCATGGCAATGAAGTCAATCTTTTGCTCTTTGAATAAATCAACTGCGATTTGATCCGCTTGTTCACGATTATCTTTATTTCTAGGAATATGAAAATAAGGGACACCAAAGTGCTCGGCAGTCGCTTTTAAGTCGGGATGATTACTCACAATTAAAGCAATATCCACATCAAGCTCGCCATATTTGTGCTTGAGTAAGAGGTCGTACAGGCAGTGATCATACTTTGAAACCATAATCGCCAAGCGCTTTTTCTGATCTTTAAAACTCAAAGTCCAGTTAAAACCAATGAGTTCCGACTTTTCTTTTAAACGATTTTCAAGAAGTTCACGTTCACAATTGAGCTCTGAACAATCGAATTTAACATACATAAAGAACTGGCTATCAAGATCTTCACGATGCTGTTGAGCATCAATAATATTAGCGGAACAATCGGCTAATATTTGGCAAACTTCGGCGACAATTCCCTTGCGATCGGGACAGCTAATTTTGAGTACGGCACTAGACATGAGATTTCCTAAAATTTTAATTCTTAAACTTTAATCCTTAATCAGCAAGAGGCTAGTTAATCGCCCTATTCTTTTAGCTCATTTCCGTCTTTTGCTTGCCAGGCTTTAATAAATAGCAAAATATAGGAAAGCATCATTGCGAGTCCACCAAAGGGAACGATAGCACCTAAAAAACGTGGTGCACCTAGAGCCATGGCATAGAGTCCTCCAGAGAAAACGATAAAGCCAAATAAATTGAGATACATAATGCTTCTTTGCTTATATAAAGCGAGAAACAACATCAGGCCAGTAGTGAACATGTGATAACGATTGGCTTTCTCAAACCAATCTAACTGAGGCTGTTCCAATTTTAATGCATGGGCGCCAAAAGCCCCAATCAGTATGCAAAGAAAGCCCATAATTGATGCAATCCTCAGCGCCAGTGGATCTTGTAGATTTTTCATTTTGTCATCTCATTGGTTTTATTTCGTGTTTAAGAGCTTGTATTTTTCGATAAAATCAATACTCTGTCAGCAAATTAATTTAAAGGAAATAACTTATGCCTAAAACAGCAAAAATCTGCGTCAGCAGCCTAGGTTGTGCAAAGAATCTAGTTGATACCGAAGTTATGCTTGGTAGTATGGCCAAAAGTGGTGTGATGATCACAGGTGATTTGGATGATGCCGATATCTTCGTTGTCAATACTTGTAGTTTTATTGAAGGTGCTCGCCAAGAGTCTAATGCCGCTATTATGGATGCGATTACTTGGAAAAAGAAACGCAAAAGCCGCAAGGTTGTTGTTGCTGGATGCCTTCCCCAAAGAAGCCCTGAAGAAACCAAGAAGAATCACCCCGATGTAGATTTATTTCTCGGCCTTGATGATGTTGCCAGCATTGGTACAATGGTGAATAACCTCTTGCGCAAAATGCCGAGTATTAATACTATTCAGAAAGATGATTTACCGGTTTACCTCTACGATGAAAATACGCCACGCTTATTGGTAACACCCGCTCACTACGCCTATATCAAGATTTCCGAAGGCTGTAATCATAAGTGTAGTTTCTGTGCGATCCCAACCTTCCGTGGTAAATTGCGTAGCCGTACAATTCAATCTATTGTTAAAGAAGCTCAAGCCCTACTCAATAGCGGTGTTCGCGAAATCATTCTCGTTTCACAAGATTCTACTGGTTATGGTTCTGATTTAAAAGATGAGTCCAATACTGCTGAGTTACTCAAAGCACTTGATAAGCTCGATTGTGATGAATACTGGGTGCGTTTACTCTACCTCTACCCAACAACTGTGACCGATGAGTTAATCGATACTTTTGCTAAGTCTAAGCACATTGCTAAATACATTGATATGCCACTTCAGCATGGTGCTGACAAAGTACTCAAATCAATGCGTCGCGGTATCACTCGCAAGCGTACTGAAATCCTCCTAGATAAATTCCGTAAGGCGATGCCTGGTGTTGTGATGCGTACGACTTTACTCGTGGGTCATCCTGGTGAAGAAGAAGCTGAATTCGATCAGCTCGTAGATTTCGTTAAGGAACAGCAATTTGATCGCTTAGGTGTTTTTACTTATTCACATGAAGAAAATACTCACGCTAAATCACTCGAAGATTTTGCTGACCCAGAAACTTCTGCGGCCCGTAAAGATAAAATCATGGCCATTCAGCAAGACATTTCCTACGAGAAAAATCAGCGTTTCGCCGATCAAGATTTGCGTGTCATTGTCGACGAAGCTTTCTTGAAAACTGATATCGATACAAGTGATGAACGCTTTGATGAAGCCGTCATGGAAGAAGAAGGTATTTATTACGTCTTATCACGCACCGAGGGCGATGCTCCTGATGTGGATAACCTCGTTCACTTCTCTGCAGATGAATCAATCCTGAAGCAGCAGTTCGTGACAGTGCATATCGAAGAAGCCACAGATTACGATTTGTACGGCACACTCGTTAAGTAGTTCTACTAATCAAGTTTCCAAAAAGCCCCTTCTTCGGATGGGGCTTTTTTTTTGATGAAGTAGCTAAGGATCTAGGGTGCTTTTACTGTCGTTTGGGAAAAATTTCCCGCAGGTCTAGCTGAGTTCCACAGAATAAAATCAATCAATGCCTCCGGCGGAAGGAGAGCCTCTAATGGATGGGGATTTAAGGGTGTTTACACGTGCTACTACCTTTTTCAGTATGGCCCCGAGGTCTGCTCGGCCACCGGAGGTATTTATACTGGGACTTCGCCTAATGGTAGGGAAATCAAGAGATACTGACAGATATTTGAGCTCGAAGAGCTTAGAAATGTAGTCATGGACGTAAGTCCGTGGTGTTTGAAAAAAGTAAGGTGTGTGCCGAAGGTACGCTGCAGAGGGTTTTCCTTCATACCTTCGGCATGACTATCATTTTTTCAACAATACCCACCGGATAAATCCGGTGGCTACCCTACTACATACCTTCGGCATGTGCTTAAGTTCCCTAGCATAGTAAAAATCTATAAATGCCTCCGGCGGAAGGAGAGCCTCAGCAGGCGGTTTAGCTTCGCAAAATTTTGTATGCCGAACTGGCAGTTTTTCTTGCTTGGTCTTAATTTAAAGAAATGAAATAATTAATGAGGTCAGAGAATGAATATTGCAGTTGTTTTATCAGGCGCAGGAGTTTTTGATGGTTCGGAAATTCACGAGGCGACGCTAACTTTATTAGCCCTAGATCAAGCTGGAGTAAAGTATCAGTGCATGGCTCCAAATGTTGAGCAATATGCGAATGTGAATCACCTCAATAATGAGCCTTCACAAAATAAACGAAATGTACTCGAAGAATCTGCTAGAATTGCTCGTGGGGAAATTTTGGATTTAGCCGAGGTGAAATCAGAGGATTATGATGCACTCATTCTACCTGGTGGTTTTGGTGCAGCTCTGAATCTCTGTGACTTTGCTCTCAAGGGACCCGATTGTACTGTCAATCAAGAAGTAGAAAAACTGATACTGGAGTTCTTTCAGGATAGGAAAGTGATTGCGGCGATGTGTATTGCCCCTGCTCTACTCGCAAAAGTCTTAGGCAAAGAAGAAGTTTTACTGACAATTGGAAATGATGAAGGAACTGCGGATGCCATCGAGGCTTGCGGCGCTATTCATCGAGATTGTACGGTGGGTGACATTGTAGTGGATGAAGCTAATAAACTCGTTACTACGCCTGCTTATATGTTAGCCAAAGGGCCTGCAGAAGCATGGTTAGGTATTGAAAAACTCGTCAAAAAAGTTATCAATTACTAAATAAAATCGAGCTATCCGTTAAAACTGGTAGCTCTTTTATTTCAGAATTTTAATGAACTAAAGTTTAGTTCTTTGCTCCAATCACGGGAATCTTCACATCATCAAAATTTGTAATGTTATTGCTCATGACATCTTTAAAGAACTGGCCCTGACCTTCTCTGGGTGAATAGTCACGCTCAATGAGTGAAGGTGTCCAAGACCAATGAAAACACCATACCGTCCAGTTTATATTATTTTTATTGAAGTAATTCACAAGGCGCTTGCCCCAGGCATCATCACCAATGCAGGGAATATGAGCTCCTTTATCATCTTCAGACATATAGCCAAATTCAGTAGCAATTAAAGGATACTTTTGGGCCATGAAGCCCCAAGTCTTGTCCCATTTTTCTTCCATGCTACTATTTTTATCATCTTTAGATTTTTGTGGGTAGGGATGAACTGAGTAAGCTAAATTATCTAAGAGGAAAGGCTTATTTTTGGCATCACGTAAATCATAGGCCCAATTGAGGCCACCAGCAATAATCACGGTGTCATCATCATTACTACGAATTGTTTGACCAATGATTTGGACGATGGCACGCCATTCATCCCAAGTCATTTCTCCGAGCTTACCAAAAAAAGTTGTGGGTTCGTTGAAGATTTCATAAAACGCTACAGTCTCTTCATTTTTATAACGCTTAGACATCAAGTCCCAAAATTCGATAGTCTCTTCAAGTGTGGTGGTATAACCTGGACGTTGAAATTTTCTATCCTTCAAATTACCAATGGAATGCCAATCAATCATAATGGAGATTCCACGAGTTTTTGACCAAGTTACGGCTTTATCAATGGCATCGAAATAAAATTCTTTGCCATGCTTTTGCCAATTACTTGGTGTTATGGGAATACGTACAACATTGGCACCCCATTTTTGAATGTGGTCAAAGTGAGCTTCGTTCCATTCTTTTTCTGCAGTCAGTACCGCAGGATCATTTAAGGCTAAACCTTTATAAATGACCTTATCTCCTTTGGCATCAACAAGTAGATTCCCTTGCACAGATACTTTTTGAATTTTAACGGATTCCGATTTTCCCTTATCTTCACGATGAGATTGACATGATCCTAATAAAAAAGCCGCTACTAAAAGGCTCGTGATAAATGAGAATTTTTTCATTTGTTTATATCCTTAAAGATTAAAGTTGCCAGGAAGCTCAGTCGTGATTCCCTGTAAGATTTTTTGCATCTCTTTGAGTTTTTCTTGATACTCGGGATTACTGGCTAAGTTTTTTTGTTCTTTGGGATCTAAGTCTAAGTTATAGAGCTGATCTTTGTCAAAATAAGCGGGATAAGAACCAGTAGATTCTGATTCGGCATGTCCACCACCAGGTAGAGCTGTGAGGTGACTAAAAGGAGCCTTCGGATCTTCGGTTACAATATTGATATGCTTGCGACGTCTCTCCGCATTCCATTCTTTCAGTGCTTTGCTACGTTCTTCATCAGTCATATTTTCATATTTTTGCGGATAGCGCACTGCTAAGTATTTCCAATTCCCGAGGCGAACTGCACGAGCATAGCCGAGTTCATGATAGAGAATGCGATCTTTATCAGCTTCTTTTTCTTTATTTAAGTAAGGTAAGATACTGATACCATCGAAATTTTTGTCAATGCTTTTACCACCAGCCATATCTACTATCGTGGGAGCGAAATCTACATTGGAGACAATCGCATCGAGTTTCTTACCCGTTTTAAAACCGCCCTTTTTCCAAATGATACTCGGATTATGAACGCCACCTTGATAAAGTGTTCCCTTAGAATTTTGGCCATGGTCATTAAAGAAGAAAATGATTGTATTGTCGAGCTCCCCCTCTTCTTCTAAGGTTTTGATTAAAGCGCCAAGCGAGTCATCCAACCATAACATATTACAGGTGTCTCTATTGACTTTATAGCCATTTGCTTTGAGGCGAGCAGGAATCGTTGCACGTGCAGGCTGTACTGTGAGTGGCTTATCCAAATAACCAATCGGCGTAATTAAAGGGTTGGCATTCCATGAACGTTTATCCGCATCTGGTGCATGTGGAATTGTGGTGGCTAAATAAAGGAAGAAAGGGTTATCGCGCTTTTGCTTGAGGAAGTCCACAGAACTTTGTGTGATCCAATCCATGTTCTGAACTGCGACTTCATGAAGCCCCAAGAAATCTGGGTTATTGTGATAAACATTGCCCACATGATCGAAACCAGCTTCGCGCATGGCCTGTTGAACATGGTCGTGATTTGCTTTGAGTATTGCCACATTTTTAGGATCTTTAGCACTGCCATCAAAATCCTTAGGACGTTTCAATCCATGAGCGTGTACAACATGATTTTTTCCACTCATAGAAGTTGTGTAACCCAAGTCTTTTAACAATTTTGGTAAGCTCTGATCTTGCTTAGTAATATGAGTATTGAATTCAACCACAGTCTGATTATCATTAGCTTTCGTTACTTGCTTAAAGAAAGCATTACTCGCTCGACTCGCATATTTACCCGTCAGGCAATTATAGCGGCTAGGAGTACATACAGGAGAGACGACGTGTTGTTCATTGAGCACAATACCTTCTTGAGCCATACGATCTAAATTAGGCGTGTAGTTTTTACCTTTGCCTTCATCGAGACAATTGAAGTGACGAGGACGCATATCATCGGCAATAAAGAAAATAATATTGGGTTGCTCAGCAGGTGGAGTTTGCTGATCATTGTTAGATACCGCAAAACTTGAATTCACCGCCAAAAGCAGACCTAGGGAGAAAAATAATTTTATTGGAGAAATAGTCATTATAAAACCTTATTTAGTACTTTTGTTGAGTTCGTAATTCAAATAAGCGCTGACGTAAACTAGAGCTGCATTCCAGTTAATAGCAGATTCATTTGTTGAAAAAGATTTATCTGAATCTAAATGCGATAAAGCAGGTAAAACAGAAGGGTATGCCTCGGGGCCTAAGTCCCAAATGATTTCCCAAGGATTAGGTCCACCCACAAGTATGCCTGGGATAGGATCTTTAATACCATCGGCCATACATAAGCGATTGTGTACGTTCATACTCTTCTTTTTACCGAAAGATGTTACAAAACAATGATTTAATGGATTCTTTCCCAGTAAATAATCCATGTGAGAAATAGCGAAATTCAGATATTTTTTATCTTTGTTTGTCTGATAACAAACTAAAGCTAGCATGGCTTGGTTGGCGACAAAGCCATTACTGCCCCATTCAAAACGTTTATTGCCCATACGATAAGCCACTCCAGTGGCTTCCATCGCATCAAAAATTAAGTAGTCGACAAATTCTCGTAGTCTTTGTTCTACCGCATCCATGTCAATCAAATCTTTAACTTTATCTTTGTTGTGAACTAAAGAAATATAGGGTAAGGCATGAACATGCGTCCATACGGGAGAATGTATATCTAAATAAGGAATAGCCGTTCCTTCTAAGTAGCTTTTATCACCGCTAGTGATAAAGAGTTCCGTTTTTGCCCACGCAAGCTCATCGACAAAGCTATAGTTCTCATCTTCGTATTTACCCGTGGAACAGCCCTCTGGTTGAACAAAACGATTCCAAGGATTTTTCTCAGCCCATTGCAAAGCCATTTTTGATTTCTTTAAAGCTCTCGCAGCGAAGCCAGGGTAATGAGATTCGTACTTACTGAAAATACGTGAAGCCATCGCCATTGTCGCCGCATAATTTAAAGTTGCCGAAGTCGTTTTTCCAATCATCCAACGTTTGGCTGTATGTTGGTGCGGAAGTTCATTAACTGGCGCAAAGCCCATAGTGCTGAGTTTATGATAAACGCCACCATCAGTAGGATCCTGCATCATCTCAAACCATTTAATATTCCACCAAGCTTGATCAAGTAAGTCGGGGACTCCATTGCCACTCTCTGGTATATCCAAAGATCCATCCGGGAAAGCTTGTGGCATAGCTTCATAAAGAGCGAGTAAACTGAAGGTGGAAATCCCTGCATTCACTGAGTATTTATTATAATCTCCGGCATCAAACCATCCGCCTGGTGCTGACATTTTGGTACCTGCTTTTTGTCCCGTGTACGCCCCTGATTCATGAACGTAAACTTCTGTATCAGGCTTTCCTGAAGGTCGATGCCATTGGCCACCATTTTTTTCAGTGACTTCATCTGAGCAACGGAAATAATAAAACATTTTCAATGCCGATTTAGAAACCTCATCATAAATGGAATTATTGATTTCGAAATCAAAGGAGCGTTCATCCCCTACTTTTAAGTAATACGTACCCGCTTCTTTGACTTCACTAAAATCTGCGAGCCTCACTGCTTCCTTTGAAAAAGGATAATAATTAGCTTTTTGTAGTTTCGATGAATAAACAGTTTTTTCTGATTTTGGATTGATCTTCACAATCTCAAAACTGGCACCTTCGCCCCAGCGTTTTGATGATTTAAAGATACTAAGAGGGACTTGTATGGCAGCGGTTTTTTCCTCGCCAGCGAAATAGCCAACTTGATTGACACGTATTTTTTCACTTAATTTTGCGTCTTGCGCAAACAGATACGAACTTGTACAAGCTAGGCCAAAAAGTAATGCATTGAGTTTTTTTGATAAGATCATGTAATTATCATCCTAAGAAGTTTTGATTATATACACATCTTAATAACTGTCGAGCAGCATTAATTGACAGTTCCTGCTTAAAAATATGATATTTATCGCAAGTCATTGTGATCAATACCGCTAATAGATTCAACTACCGTAAATAAAACATCTTTTTATTCAAATAAGATATAAATCATTCTTTATAGATAAAAAAGAATGGAAAAATAAGTAAGAACATAAAAGATGAAGGCAAGAGAAAAGATCGTTCTGCATTCGACTTGCTGATGAAGACGTGTAAAGTTCGAAAATTAATTTAGAGTTCGGAGAAAAATATGTCTTGGTTTGGCAAGATTACTGGTGGAACAATTGGTTTCATGATAGGTGGCCCTCTGGGTGCCATGGCGGGTGCGGCTCTCGGCCATACTTTAATTGATGCCGAGACTTCGACTAATCAGCCAAGAATCAGCTCACGTGAAGAACAAGAAATGATCTTTTTTGTGACTATTTTCACTCTCGTGGGCAAGATGGCGAAAGCTGATGGGAAAATAACTAAAGAAGAAATCGATTTTATTGAGCACTTCATTAAGCATCAGTTAAAACTGGAGCCCAAGCAACGTGAATATGCCATTTCAATTGTGCGAGCTGCTAAAGATGATAATACCCCCATCCTCGATTACCTAAAGCAATTTGTCCAAGTCTTTCCTCAGGCAGATATGCATTTCATGTTGTATGAAGTGCTCTTTACTGTAGCAATGGCGGATGGTCATATCCACCCTGACGAAGAAGCTATTTTAAGAAAGATCAGCCCTTACCTCAAGGTCCAGCGCAATGTTTTTGAAGCTATGGAAGCGCGCTTTCGCCAAGGGCGATCAGGCCAAAGTTCAGCAAGTGAATTGGCGAACCACTACCAAATACTTGAATGTACGCCGGAAATGACTGATATCGAAATCAAAAAAGTTTACCGCAAAAAATGTCGTGAGTTTCATCCCGATACACTTGCAAGCAGAGGTCTTTCAGAGGAATTTATGGATTTTGCCAATAAAGAAATCGTAAAAATCAACGAAGCTTACGAGGCGATCAAAAAGTCTCGTGCCAAGTAATTTCACTAATTAATTTAGCCCCATAGAAATGGAGCGCTTTTATTCTGAGTATGACTATTTTACTTAGTTAAAGCAAAGATGCTTTAAGCAAGCGTGAGCTCTACCAGAGATAAAAGAATGAAATCTGGGGATAAGTAGGGATTTCAAGTCTTACTCACTTTCAAAAAGCTTAGTGCCACTTAGATTCTGTTATACGAAATATTAATTTTAAGTAAGAGATTTATTATGGGAAGAACTTTCGAAAACCGTAAACATTCTATGGCAAAAACCGGTGCCATGAAAATCAAACTTTACACCAAGTTTGCTAAAGAAATTTATGTTTGTGCAAAAAACATGAGTGCCGACCCCGATCACAACCCCTTACTTCGTCGCGTAATTGACAAGGCAAAAAAGAGTTCTGT is from Lentisphaera profundi and encodes:
- the rimO gene encoding 30S ribosomal protein S12 methylthiotransferase RimO gives rise to the protein MPKTAKICVSSLGCAKNLVDTEVMLGSMAKSGVMITGDLDDADIFVVNTCSFIEGARQESNAAIMDAITWKKKRKSRKVVVAGCLPQRSPEETKKNHPDVDLFLGLDDVASIGTMVNNLLRKMPSINTIQKDDLPVYLYDENTPRLLVTPAHYAYIKISEGCNHKCSFCAIPTFRGKLRSRTIQSIVKEAQALLNSGVREIILVSQDSTGYGSDLKDESNTAELLKALDKLDCDEYWVRLLYLYPTTVTDELIDTFAKSKHIAKYIDMPLQHGADKVLKSMRRGITRKRTEILLDKFRKAMPGVVMRTTLLVGHPGEEEAEFDQLVDFVKEQQFDRLGVFTYSHEENTHAKSLEDFADPETSAARKDKIMAIQQDISYEKNQRFADQDLRVIVDEAFLKTDIDTSDERFDEAVMEEEGIYYVLSRTEGDAPDVDNLVHFSADESILKQQFVTVHIEEATDYDLYGTLVK
- a CDS encoding glycoside hydrolase family 9 protein; this translates as MILSKKLNALLFGLACTSSYLFAQDAKLSEKIRVNQVGYFAGEEKTAAIQVPLSIFKSSKRWGEGASFEIVKINPKSEKTVYSSKLQKANYYPFSKEAVRLADFSEVKEAGTYYLKVGDERSFDFEINNSIYDEVSKSALKMFYYFRCSDEVTEKNGGQWHRPSGKPDTEVYVHESGAYTGQKAGTKMSAPGGWFDAGDYNKYSVNAGISTFSLLALYEAMPQAFPDGSLDIPESGNGVPDLLDQAWWNIKWFEMMQDPTDGGVYHKLSTMGFAPVNELPHQHTAKRWMIGKTTSATLNYAATMAMASRIFSKYESHYPGFAARALKKSKMALQWAEKNPWNRFVQPEGCSTGKYEDENYSFVDELAWAKTELFITSGDKSYLEGTAIPYLDIHSPVWTHVHALPYISLVHNKDKVKDLIDMDAVEQRLREFVDYLIFDAMEATGVAYRMGNKRFEWGSNGFVANQAMLALVCYQTNKDKKYLNFAISHMDYLLGKNPLNHCFVTSFGKKKSMNVHNRLCMADGIKDPIPGILVGGPNPWEIIWDLGPEAYPSVLPALSHLDSDKSFSTNESAINWNAALVYVSAYLNYELNKSTK
- the djlA gene encoding co-chaperone DjlA, with protein sequence MSWFGKITGGTIGFMIGGPLGAMAGAALGHTLIDAETSTNQPRISSREEQEMIFFVTIFTLVGKMAKADGKITKEEIDFIEHFIKHQLKLEPKQREYAISIVRAAKDDNTPILDYLKQFVQVFPQADMHFMLYEVLFTVAMADGHIHPDEEAILRKISPYLKVQRNVFEAMEARFRQGRSGQSSASELANHYQILECTPEMTDIEIKKVYRKKCREFHPDTLASRGLSEEFMDFANKEIVKINEAYEAIKKSRAK
- a CDS encoding glycoside hydrolase family 5 protein; this translates as MKKFSFITSLLVAAFLLGSCQSHREDKGKSESVKIQKVSVQGNLLVDAKGDKVIYKGLALNDPAVLTAEKEWNEAHFDHIQKWGANVVRIPITPSNWQKHGKEFYFDAIDKAVTWSKTRGISIMIDWHSIGNLKDRKFQRPGYTTTLEETIEFWDLMSKRYKNEETVAFYEIFNEPTTFFGKLGEMTWDEWRAIVQIIGQTIRSNDDDTVIIAGGLNWAYDLRDAKNKPFLLDNLAYSVHPYPQKSKDDKNSSMEEKWDKTWGFMAQKYPLIATEFGYMSEDDKGAHIPCIGDDAWGKRLVNYFNKNNINWTVWCFHWSWTPSLIERDYSPREGQGQFFKDVMSNNITNFDDVKIPVIGAKN
- the purU gene encoding formyltetrahydrofolate deformylase, coding for MSSAVLKISCPDRKGIVAEVCQILADCSANIIDAQQHREDLDSQFFMYVKFDCSELNCERELLENRLKEKSELIGFNWTLSFKDQKKRLAIMVSKYDHCLYDLLLKHKYGELDVDIALIVSNHPDLKATAEHFGVPYFHIPRNKDNREQADQIAVDLFKEQKIDFIAMARYMQILTPILIQAYPNKIINVHHGFLPAFKGAKPYHQAYAKGVKLIGSTSHYANEELDMGPIIDQVTVRVSHAYSADDMVRKGRDMENRVLTNAVKAHAADRIIVYKGRTIIFS
- the elbB gene encoding isoprenoid biosynthesis glyoxalase ElbB, which gives rise to MNIAVVLSGAGVFDGSEIHEATLTLLALDQAGVKYQCMAPNVEQYANVNHLNNEPSQNKRNVLEESARIARGEILDLAEVKSEDYDALILPGGFGAALNLCDFALKGPDCTVNQEVEKLILEFFQDRKVIAAMCIAPALLAKVLGKEEVLLTIGNDEGTADAIEACGAIHRDCTVGDIVVDEANKLVTTPAYMLAKGPAEAWLGIEKLVKKVINY
- a CDS encoding sulfatase — protein: MTISPIKLFFSLGLLLAVNSSFAVSNNDQQTPPAEQPNIIFFIADDMRPRHFNCLDEGKGKNYTPNLDRMAQEGIVLNEQHVVSPVCTPSRYNCLTGKYASRASNAFFKQVTKANDNQTVVEFNTHITKQDQSLPKLLKDLGYTTSMSGKNHVVHAHGLKRPKDFDGSAKDPKNVAILKANHDHVQQAMREAGFDHVGNVYHNNPDFLGLHEVAVQNMDWITQSSVDFLKQKRDNPFFLYLATTIPHAPDADKRSWNANPLITPIGYLDKPLTVQPARATIPARLKANGYKVNRDTCNMLWLDDSLGALIKTLEEEGELDNTIIFFFNDHGQNSKGTLYQGGVHNPSIIWKKGGFKTGKKLDAIVSNVDFAPTIVDMAGGKSIDKNFDGISILPYLNKEKEADKDRILYHELGYARAVRLGNWKYLAVRYPQKYENMTDEERSKALKEWNAERRRKHINIVTEDPKAPFSHLTALPGGGHAESESTGSYPAYFDKDQLYNLDLDPKEQKNLASNPEYQEKLKEMQKILQGITTELPGNFNL
- a CDS encoding DUF423 domain-containing protein — encoded protein: MKNLQDPLALRIASIMGFLCILIGAFGAHALKLEQPQLDWFEKANRYHMFTTGLMLFLALYKQRSIMYLNLFGFIVFSGGLYAMALGAPRFLGAIVPFGGLAMMLSYILLFIKAWQAKDGNELKE